One Acetobacter ghanensis DNA window includes the following coding sequences:
- a CDS encoding efflux RND transporter permease subunit, whose translation MNQIVLIALKKPYTFVVLSILILVFGIKGIFSTPTDVFPSIRIPVVAVIWQYTGLMPEDMSGRVVYYYERALTATVNNIEHIESQSYYGRGIVKIFFQPGTNTAVAQTQITSVSQTVIKQMPTGSTPPLVLAYDASSVPVITLQVASTSMTASEIYDMSSNLIRPALVSVAGAAIPNPYGGKPGNVMVDLDPVKLLAHSLSPVDVSRALNSQNIVLPAGDQRIGPFDWMVQTNAAPRELDELNDIPIKQVGHAVVRLRDVAWVHQGGPPQTNLVLVKGQQGVLIVVMKSGDASTLDVVAGIKKLLPGIVQTLPPGVSIRVLNDASTFVKESVQDVVREMITAAFLTGLVVLLFLGSWRSTVIIATSIPLAMLCSIIGLGWAGQTINVMTLGGLALAVGILVDDATVMIENIDAHLEMEKDLETAIVDAANQIVIPTFVSTLCICIVWMPLFQLTGVAGWLFMPMAEAIIFAMMASFILSRTLVPTMAKYMLAAQVAAHAHGPQEPRTIFGRFQRAFERGFENFRHRYHALLNYLIEVRSTFIPVFVLCSLGSLGLLFFVGQNFFPEVDSDVIALHMRAPVGTRLEEAGKISQLVDTEVERTLPGQVEGMVNNCGLAFSPLNMAYIPTPTVGTQDCDITISLKNEAAPVAEYRRLLRHNLNEKFPGTQFSFLPGDLTAKILNFGLPSPIDVQVVGRDLPANFRFANRIAERLRHVTGLTDISVQEPMTTPTLRVNARRMYALGTGIREADVADNVLVSLSGSSQVGQVYWLDTKTGVSHLIDIQTPASFLQTMNDLEITPIDKGDGNPSGQTPQILGGLSQIEQVGTPAEVAHYNIMPVFDIYASNEGIDLGTVSREVERIVDELRPDLPRGSSLAVRGQAVTMNSAYVQLLAGLAMSVLLVYLLIVVNFQSWLDPFIIITALPGALAGIAWSLFLTHTTLSVPALTGAIMCMGTATANAILVVAFARERLDVHGDAIKAALEAGFERIRPVMMTASAMIIGMLPMSLSNSQNAPLGKAVMGGLLVATVATLLFVPCVFALLHNKKELPTTKEEEAGV comes from the coding sequence ATGAACCAGATTGTTCTTATAGCACTTAAAAAGCCGTACACTTTTGTTGTGCTATCCATCCTGATTCTTGTTTTTGGAATTAAGGGTATCTTTTCCACCCCCACAGACGTTTTCCCCAGTATCCGCATCCCGGTTGTGGCTGTTATCTGGCAATATACGGGGCTTATGCCCGAGGATATGTCGGGCCGTGTGGTCTATTATTACGAGCGCGCACTGACTGCGACCGTCAATAATATCGAACACATAGAAAGCCAGTCCTATTACGGGCGCGGGATTGTCAAAATCTTTTTCCAGCCCGGAACGAACACAGCGGTTGCACAGACGCAGATTACCTCCGTCTCCCAGACCGTTATCAAGCAGATGCCAACAGGGTCCACGCCGCCACTTGTGCTGGCGTATGACGCATCCTCCGTGCCGGTTATTACGTTGCAGGTTGCGTCCACCTCCATGACGGCGTCCGAAATTTACGACATGTCGTCCAACCTCATCCGTCCCGCGCTGGTGTCCGTGGCGGGGGCGGCTATTCCCAACCCGTATGGGGGTAAGCCGGGCAACGTTATGGTGGATCTGGACCCGGTCAAGCTGTTGGCGCACAGCCTTTCTCCGGTGGATGTCTCCCGTGCGTTGAACAGCCAGAACATTGTGTTGCCGGCGGGGGATCAGCGCATTGGACCATTTGACTGGATGGTGCAGACCAACGCCGCCCCGCGTGAGCTGGATGAACTGAACGATATTCCCATCAAGCAGGTTGGGCACGCCGTGGTCCGCCTGCGCGATGTGGCGTGGGTGCATCAGGGTGGCCCGCCCCAGACCAACCTTGTGCTGGTCAAAGGGCAGCAGGGCGTTCTGATTGTGGTCATGAAGAGTGGGGATGCCTCCACACTGGATGTGGTGGCAGGCATTAAAAAGCTCTTGCCCGGCATTGTGCAGACGCTCCCGCCCGGTGTGAGCATCCGTGTGCTGAATGATGCCTCCACCTTTGTGAAGGAATCCGTGCAGGACGTGGTGCGGGAAATGATAACCGCCGCCTTCCTGACCGGGCTGGTGGTGCTGTTGTTCCTCGGGTCGTGGCGGTCCACGGTTATTATTGCCACGTCCATCCCGCTGGCCATGCTGTGTTCGATTATCGGTCTGGGCTGGGCTGGGCAGACCATCAATGTGATGACTCTTGGCGGTCTGGCGCTGGCCGTTGGTATTTTGGTGGATGATGCCACCGTTATGATCGAAAACATTGATGCGCATCTGGAGATGGAAAAGGATCTGGAGACGGCCATTGTGGACGCGGCCAACCAGATTGTTATTCCAACATTTGTCTCCACCTTGTGTATCTGCATTGTGTGGATGCCACTGTTCCAGCTTACGGGTGTTGCTGGCTGGCTGTTCATGCCTATGGCCGAAGCCATTATTTTTGCCATGATGGCGTCGTTCATTCTCTCTCGCACATTGGTGCCGACCATGGCCAAGTACATGCTGGCGGCGCAGGTGGCGGCCCATGCGCATGGACCACAGGAACCGCGCACAATTTTTGGCCGCTTCCAACGCGCCTTCGAGCGGGGGTTCGAGAATTTTCGGCATCGTTACCATGCTCTGCTCAATTACCTGATCGAGGTGCGGAGCACCTTTATTCCGGTGTTTGTGCTGTGCTCGCTAGGGTCACTCGGGCTGCTGTTTTTTGTCGGGCAGAACTTTTTTCCAGAGGTGGATTCAGACGTTATTGCCCTGCATATGCGTGCGCCTGTTGGTACACGTCTGGAGGAAGCGGGAAAAATTTCTCAACTGGTGGATACTGAAGTTGAGCGCACTCTGCCCGGGCAGGTGGAGGGAATGGTCAATAACTGCGGTCTGGCGTTCAGTCCGCTCAATATGGCTTATATTCCCACGCCAACTGTTGGCACGCAGGATTGCGATATTACCATCTCGCTCAAAAACGAGGCTGCGCCCGTTGCGGAATATCGGCGTTTGTTGCGCCACAACCTGAATGAGAAGTTCCCCGGCACACAGTTCTCCTTCCTGCCGGGGGATCTGACGGCCAAAATCCTGAACTTTGGTCTGCCATCCCCGATTGATGTGCAGGTGGTCGGGCGTGACCTGCCAGCCAACTTCCGCTTTGCCAACCGTATTGCAGAACGGCTGCGGCATGTGACCGGCCTGACCGATATTTCGGTGCAGGAACCCATGACCACGCCAACCCTGCGTGTGAATGCACGCCGCATGTACGCGCTGGGGACTGGCATTCGCGAGGCGGACGTGGCCGATAACGTGCTGGTCTCACTCTCGGGGAGTTCTCAGGTCGGACAGGTTTACTGGCTGGATACAAAAACCGGGGTCTCGCATCTGATCGACATCCAGACCCCGGCCTCGTTCCTCCAGACCATGAATGATCTGGAAATTACCCCGATCGACAAGGGTGATGGCAATCCGAGCGGGCAGACACCCCAGATTCTTGGGGGGCTGAGCCAGATTGAGCAGGTCGGCACACCAGCCGAAGTTGCGCATTACAACATCATGCCCGTGTTTGATATTTATGCTTCGAATGAGGGGATTGATCTGGGAACAGTCTCACGCGAGGTCGAGCGGATTGTGGATGAACTCCGGCCGGATCTGCCGCGCGGGTCATCCCTTGCGGTCCGTGGGCAGGCGGTCACCATGAACAGCGCCTATGTGCAGTTGCTGGCAGGGTTGGCTATGTCTGTTCTGCTTGTTTACCTGCTGATTGTGGTCAACTTTCAGTCTTGGCTGGACCCGTTCATTATTATTACGGCCCTGCCCGGAGCGCTGGCGGGGATCGCATGGAGCCTGTTCCTTACGCATACAACCCTGTCTGTTCCTGCCCTTACGGGGGCGATCATGTGCATGGGTACGGCCACAGCCAATGCCATTCTGGTTGTAGCATTTGCGCGTGAGAGGCTGGATGTGCATGGAGATGCCATTAAGGCTGCTCTGGAAGCCGGGTTTGAGCGTATTCGCCCGGTTATGATGACGGCGTCCGCCATGATTATTGGCATGTTGCCTATGTCCCTAAGTAATTCGCAAAATGCGCCGTTGGGTAAGGCGGTTATGGGGGGGCTGCTGGTGGCTACAGTGGCGACCCTGCTGTTTGTTCCCTGCGTGTTTGCGCTACTGCACAACAAAAAAGAACTGCCGACGACAAAAGAAGAGGAAGCTGGCGTATGA
- a CDS encoding sensor histidine kinase, giving the protein MFLTEVFRTATFRITLMALAAMAGVMLMQFGLVYAQMEAVESRRSTELLQGEAELLAQMSPEHLEYVIRRRATDDLRLIINSAGLFDAGHALIAGDLHTWPHGLRADGKPHNIEIYPEEGAAYPLRLLAVTLPDHTILVLGRSFHLLAEQKLMLRHAMLVAAVPTFLFALFLGVALSHRALSRVKEMHEAIDRIMAGDIHERLPANRERDDLERLAGSVNRMLDRLEHLMDGMRAVGNDIAHDLRTPLSRVRAKLERAQSGERDPEQLEAAIGRAVDDLDQCLGIITALLRIAEIENSRRMAGFAQVRLRELMDDVFDLYEPIAEMESKKLQALPCVAEGLVWGDRHLLIELLANLVDNAIKFTPEGGSIVMDVQQTDDAVMLVVTDTGTGIAPEERQSVLSRFYRSDKSRHVPGSGLGLSLVCAIAHLHDADVNIESGPDGRGTRFSIAFPALALA; this is encoded by the coding sequence GTGTTTCTGACTGAGGTTTTTCGGACTGCCACGTTCCGCATCACCCTGATGGCGCTGGCCGCAATGGCTGGCGTTATGCTGATGCAGTTCGGGCTGGTTTATGCCCAGATGGAAGCCGTGGAATCCCGCCGCTCGACGGAACTGCTGCAAGGGGAGGCGGAATTGCTGGCCCAGATGTCTCCCGAGCATCTGGAGTATGTTATTCGCCGGCGCGCAACGGATGACCTGCGGTTGATTATTAACAGCGCGGGGTTGTTTGATGCGGGGCACGCGCTTATTGCTGGGGACCTGCATACATGGCCCCATGGGCTGAGGGCCGACGGTAAACCGCACAACATCGAGATATATCCCGAAGAAGGGGCAGCCTACCCGCTGCGACTACTGGCCGTAACCTTGCCAGACCACACCATTCTGGTGCTGGGGCGCAGTTTTCATCTGTTGGCGGAGCAAAAGCTCATGCTCCGCCATGCCATGCTGGTGGCAGCAGTTCCAACCTTTTTGTTCGCGTTGTTTCTTGGGGTTGCGCTCAGTCATCGGGCGTTGTCCCGAGTGAAGGAGATGCACGAGGCCATAGACCGTATTATGGCGGGGGACATTCACGAACGCCTGCCCGCCAACAGGGAGCGGGATGATCTGGAGCGGCTGGCGGGAAGCGTGAATCGTATGCTTGACCGGCTAGAACATCTGATGGACGGAATGCGCGCAGTGGGGAACGATATTGCGCATGATCTGCGCACACCGCTGTCACGCGTAAGGGCAAAGCTGGAGCGTGCGCAGTCGGGGGAGCGGGACCCCGAGCAACTGGAAGCCGCCATAGGGCGGGCGGTGGATGATCTGGACCAGTGCCTTGGTATTATTACCGCGTTGCTGCGCATTGCGGAAATAGAGAACAGCCGCCGTATGGCAGGCTTTGCGCAGGTCAGACTGCGCGAGTTAATGGACGATGTGTTCGACCTTTACGAACCCATTGCCGAAATGGAGAGCAAAAAACTACAGGCTCTTCCGTGTGTTGCGGAAGGACTTGTATGGGGGGACCGGCACCTTCTGATCGAACTTCTGGCCAATCTGGTTGATAATGCTATCAAATTCACCCCCGAAGGCGGTAGTATCGTAATGGATGTGCAACAAACAGACGATGCGGTTATGCTGGTCGTTACAGATACGGGTACGGGTATTGCCCCCGAGGAGAGGCAGAGTGTGCTGTCCCGGTTCTACCGCTCGGACAAGAGCCGGCATGTGCCGGGGAGCGGTCTGGGGCTAAGTCTTGTTTGCGCCATTGCTCATTTGCATGATGCAGACGTCAACATCGAGAGCGGCCCCGATGGTCGGGGGACGCGCTTTAGCATTGCTTTTCCGGCTTTGGCTTTGGCCTAG
- the rplK gene encoding 50S ribosomal protein L11: MAKKVVGYIKLQIPAGKANPSPPVGPALGQRGLNIMEFCKAFNAKTQGLEPGMPIPVVITAYADRTFSFITKTPPNTYFLLKAAKISKGSQTVGKGGSVGKVTMDQLREIAAQKQQDMNANDLDGAVRMLVGSARSMGIDVVEG; this comes from the coding sequence ATGGCCAAAAAAGTTGTTGGCTACATCAAGCTTCAGATTCCCGCTGGTAAAGCCAACCCTTCTCCGCCGGTTGGTCCGGCTCTGGGTCAGCGCGGTCTGAATATCATGGAATTCTGCAAGGCATTTAATGCCAAGACCCAGGGCCTTGAGCCCGGTATGCCGATTCCTGTGGTGATCACCGCTTATGCTGACCGTACGTTCAGCTTCATCACTAAAACTCCGCCGAACACCTACTTCCTGCTCAAGGCCGCCAAAATTTCCAAAGGCAGCCAGACGGTTGGTAAGGGCGGTTCCGTGGGTAAGGTGACTATGGATCAGCTGCGTGAAATTGCTGCTCAGAAGCAGCAGGACATGAACGCAAACGATCTTGATGGCGCTGTGCGCATGTTGGTCGGCTCTGCCCGTTCCATGGGTATTGATGTGGTGGAAGGCTAA
- the rplA gene encoding 50S ribosomal protein L1 — protein sequence MAQNKRLTAARAKVVAGKAYALDEAVALVKDNATAKFDETVEIALNLGIDPRHADQMVRGFVSLPNGTGKTLRVGVFARGPKAEEAKAAGADVVGAEDLMEQVQAGEIAFDRCIATPDMMALVGRLGKILGPRGLMPNPKLGTVTMDVKGAVQAAKSGQVEYRAEKTGIVHAGVGKASFGADKLAENVRAFVDAVQKARPTGAKGTYLKKAALTSTMGPGVQLDVSAFAG from the coding sequence ATGGCACAGAACAAGCGTCTTACAGCTGCTCGCGCCAAGGTTGTTGCCGGTAAGGCATACGCTCTGGACGAAGCTGTTGCTCTGGTAAAAGACAACGCGACCGCAAAGTTTGACGAAACGGTTGAAATTGCCCTGAACCTGGGTATTGATCCGCGTCATGCTGACCAGATGGTCCGTGGTTTTGTGTCCCTGCCGAATGGTACGGGCAAGACCCTGCGCGTTGGTGTGTTTGCACGTGGCCCCAAGGCTGAAGAAGCCAAGGCTGCTGGTGCAGACGTTGTTGGTGCGGAAGACCTGATGGAGCAGGTGCAGGCTGGCGAAATCGCTTTCGACCGCTGCATTGCTACGCCGGACATGATGGCTCTGGTGGGGCGTCTGGGTAAGATCCTCGGTCCGCGTGGTCTGATGCCTAACCCCAAGCTGGGTACCGTGACCATGGACGTTAAGGGTGCCGTTCAGGCAGCTAAGTCCGGTCAGGTTGAATACCGTGCTGAAAAGACCGGTATCGTCCACGCTGGTGTTGGTAAGGCATCCTTTGGTGCAGACAAGCTGGCTGAAAACGTACGTGCATTTGTTGATGCCGTGCAGAAGGCCCGCCCGACTGGCGCAAAAGGCACCTACCTGAAGAAAGCTGCCCTGACCTCCACAATGGGGCCGGGTGTGCAGCTGGACGTCTCTGCCTTCGCAGGCTGA
- the rplL gene encoding 50S ribosomal protein L7/L12, translating to MADLAKLVDELSALTVLEAAELSKLLEEKWGVSAAAPVAVAAAAPGAAAAPAEEQTEFTVVLTAAGDKKINVIKEIRGITGLGLKEAKDLVEGAPKTVKEGVSKDEAAKIKKTLEDNGASVEVK from the coding sequence ATGGCTGATCTTGCTAAGCTTGTTGACGAACTGTCCGCTCTGACCGTTCTTGAAGCTGCTGAACTTTCCAAGCTGCTCGAAGAAAAATGGGGCGTTTCCGCTGCTGCTCCTGTAGCCGTTGCTGCTGCTGCTCCGGGCGCTGCTGCTGCTCCTGCTGAAGAGCAGACCGAATTCACGGTTGTTCTGACCGCCGCTGGCGACAAGAAGATCAACGTGATTAAAGAAATCCGTGGCATCACGGGTCTGGGTCTGAAAGAAGCTAAGGACCTGGTTGAAGGCGCTCCCAAGACCGTTAAGGAAGGCGTCAGCAAGGACGAAGCTGCTAAAATCAAGAAGACTCTTGAAGATAACGGCGCAAGCGTCGAAGTTAAGTAA
- a CDS encoding efflux transporter outer membrane subunit, producing MLGGSILSVLAGCDMAPRYKPATFVYPDNWRGSGVMQPAGGADTTLNQNWWTVFGDPVLNDLEEQAMRLNPDLQAEAEAFLQARDLAMEAKSKLYPQVGGMAGGAKYKGSAHRLWRGAGSTGPMYMSSEQYSGTATWEPDFWSAIRNKTRMAKQNVQERAADYAAARLSLQAELASDYIILRGLDAQDAVYQDSIRYYKTAVQITNMRLAGAIAPGMDVSRAEAQLYTTQAQETDIKTQRDVMEHAIATLVNQAPAVFHIAPVNGLNFAQTPLPVALPSTLLERRPDIAAAERRMAQANRAIGVSRAAFYPHVTFNAMTGFMDNGFDLASLSNAMYQFGAQALLPLFQGGLRRADLQRAWSQYREHEDLYRSAVLDAFKEVEDGLTRVNRLKVQVGQQSNAVDAAVRTQGMTMALYTGGLTNYLDVVVAQVAALNARIALVQTCTRAIDARVELIRALGGGWSRDQLPQGDSVLMPFKPLQYSNLRQAPAAGGITTVRDPASMDLSGGAKTSVPLDKGAAHR from the coding sequence ATGTTGGGGGGGAGCATTCTGTCCGTGCTGGCAGGGTGCGATATGGCGCCACGGTATAAACCAGCTACGTTTGTTTATCCGGACAACTGGCGTGGCAGTGGTGTTATGCAGCCCGCCGGTGGGGCTGACACAACCCTCAACCAGAACTGGTGGACCGTATTTGGGGACCCGGTGCTGAATGATCTGGAGGAGCAGGCCATGCGCCTGAACCCCGATTTGCAGGCGGAGGCGGAGGCTTTCCTTCAGGCGCGTGATCTGGCTATGGAGGCCAAGTCGAAGCTTTACCCGCAGGTTGGTGGTATGGCTGGCGGCGCAAAGTACAAAGGTTCCGCGCACCGTCTGTGGCGCGGGGCTGGGTCCACGGGGCCAATGTATATGTCGTCCGAACAGTATTCAGGCACGGCAACGTGGGAGCCGGATTTCTGGTCTGCCATCCGCAATAAGACCCGTATGGCCAAGCAGAATGTGCAGGAGCGTGCAGCAGATTATGCCGCAGCACGCTTGAGCCTGCAGGCCGAACTTGCGAGCGATTACATTATTCTGCGTGGGTTGGATGCGCAGGATGCGGTCTATCAGGATTCCATCCGGTACTACAAAACGGCCGTGCAGATTACCAATATGCGTCTGGCCGGGGCGATTGCGCCGGGGATGGATGTCTCCCGCGCGGAGGCGCAGCTTTACACCACGCAGGCGCAGGAAACTGACATAAAAACCCAGCGGGATGTTATGGAGCACGCCATTGCAACGCTGGTTAATCAGGCCCCGGCGGTATTCCACATTGCACCTGTTAATGGCCTGAACTTTGCACAGACCCCGTTGCCTGTTGCCCTGCCGTCCACCCTGCTTGAAAGGCGGCCGGATATTGCTGCGGCGGAACGGCGCATGGCGCAGGCCAACAGGGCCATAGGGGTGTCCCGTGCAGCATTTTATCCGCATGTGACCTTCAATGCCATGACGGGGTTTATGGATAACGGGTTCGATCTGGCATCGCTTTCCAACGCCATGTACCAGTTTGGCGCTCAGGCGTTGCTTCCGTTGTTTCAGGGCGGCTTGCGGCGTGCGGATCTGCAACGCGCTTGGTCGCAGTACCGCGAGCATGAAGACCTGTATCGCAGTGCTGTTCTTGATGCCTTTAAGGAGGTGGAGGACGGTTTGACGCGTGTAAACCGCCTTAAGGTGCAGGTGGGTCAACAGTCCAATGCGGTGGACGCCGCCGTGCGCACACAGGGTATGACCATGGCGCTCTATACCGGTGGTCTGACCAATTATCTGGATGTGGTTGTGGCGCAGGTTGCGGCTCTGAATGCACGTATTGCTCTGGTGCAGACCTGTACCCGTGCCATAGACGCCCGTGTGGAATTAATTCGGGCTTTGGGTGGTGGCTGGTCGCGGGATCAGCTGCCGCAGGGTGATAGCGTGCTGATGCCCTTCAAGCCTCTGCAATACAGCAATCTGCGGCAGGCTCCTGCTGCGGGGGGTATTACAACCGTCCGCGACCCTGCCAGCATGGACCTGAGTGGAGGCGCAAAAACATCCGTGCCTCTTGACAAGGGCGCTGCACACCGGTAA
- a CDS encoding efflux RND transporter periplasmic adaptor subunit, translated as MTPEHDNTGGVDAKATASARKRRMGFAIVAGVAGFLVIMGLVQRHSAYVQLAQETANDAVPVVQVIYPQHGPDERELSLPANIAAWYQAPIYAQVSGYVKMWYKDFGARVKAGDVLAEIDTPGLDAQYAAAKANYNVAVARYKLAQITARRWKALQGTQAVSQQEVDVQAANAEAEKAQVEAAQHDVERYAALEGFKKIVAPFDGIVTSRMADVGDYVNAGRGDVDSRGNATELFSVADVHAMRVFVAVPQDYADIISPRLQANLVVPQYPERTFKARFLATATAFNPNTRTVTTELVLDNKSGELWPNSYATATFRAPADPDQLILPEGAIVFRQEGTQVALVDDSNHVHLVNVALGRDLGTTVEVQRGVKKTDRVINNPSAGLLDGQLVRIVKGTPGYNVPPVAPKKAEDTSKDDTRAMPEDNRPMPESGGRQ; from the coding sequence ATGACCCCGGAACACGACAATACGGGTGGCGTGGACGCCAAAGCCACGGCATCCGCTCGTAAAAGAAGAATGGGGTTTGCTATTGTCGCTGGTGTGGCAGGCTTCCTTGTTATTATGGGTCTTGTGCAAAGGCATTCGGCCTATGTGCAACTGGCGCAGGAAACGGCGAATGACGCCGTGCCCGTTGTGCAGGTTATTTATCCGCAGCATGGGCCAGACGAACGCGAGCTGTCCCTGCCAGCCAATATCGCGGCATGGTATCAGGCTCCGATTTATGCGCAGGTCTCTGGCTACGTAAAAATGTGGTACAAGGACTTTGGCGCGCGCGTTAAAGCTGGCGACGTGCTGGCCGAAATTGATACGCCCGGACTGGATGCGCAATATGCCGCCGCCAAGGCCAATTATAACGTGGCGGTAGCGCGCTATAAACTGGCGCAGATCACGGCGCGGCGCTGGAAGGCATTGCAGGGAACACAGGCTGTTTCCCAGCAGGAGGTGGACGTGCAGGCCGCCAATGCCGAGGCCGAAAAAGCACAGGTTGAGGCGGCCCAGCATGATGTTGAGCGTTATGCCGCTCTTGAAGGCTTCAAAAAAATTGTCGCCCCTTTTGATGGCATCGTAACGTCCCGTATGGCTGATGTGGGCGATTACGTTAACGCAGGGCGGGGAGACGTGGACTCACGCGGGAACGCCACGGAACTGTTTAGTGTGGCGGATGTTCATGCCATGCGTGTGTTTGTGGCTGTTCCGCAGGATTATGCGGACATTATCTCACCCCGTTTGCAGGCCAATCTGGTTGTGCCCCAGTACCCCGAACGCACGTTTAAGGCCCGTTTTCTGGCCACGGCCACGGCCTTCAACCCCAATACGCGTACTGTGACAACCGAGCTGGTGCTGGACAACAAGAGCGGGGAGCTGTGGCCCAACTCCTATGCAACAGCCACGTTCCGCGCGCCCGCCGACCCAGACCAGCTTATTCTGCCTGAAGGGGCTATTGTTTTCAGGCAGGAGGGTACGCAGGTCGCTCTGGTGGATGACAGCAACCATGTGCATCTGGTCAATGTGGCTCTGGGGCGTGACTTGGGGACCACTGTTGAGGTGCAGCGCGGGGTCAAAAAAACCGACAGAGTAATCAATAACCCTTCTGCTGGCCTGCTGGACGGGCAGTTGGTGCGTATTGTTAAAGGGACACCGGGTTACAACGTACCACCAGTTGCTCCCAAAAAAGCAGAAGACACCAGCAAGGACGATACGCGCGCCATGCCCGAAGATAACCGGCCCATGCCGGAATCCGGGGGACGCCAATGA
- a CDS encoding response regulator transcription factor, giving the protein MAEDDTLPPFLEGRTVLLIEDDGRIAEEIVGELTGRGFNVHHEETGNAGLEAALKGEADVMVVDRLLPGCDGLSVIEAMRQQGIRVPVLVLSALSAVDDRVTGLKAGGDDYLTKPFAMEELVARIEALLRRPDDTRNTKLRAGPLEMDLIERRVWRDGREVDLLPREFRLLEYLMRRPGQVLTRSMLLEDVWQYRFIPRTNLVDVHIGKLRRKVDAPGEEPLIQSIRGTGFQLRVSD; this is encoded by the coding sequence ATGGCTGAAGACGATACGCTCCCCCCTTTTCTGGAAGGGCGGACGGTTCTCCTTATTGAAGATGACGGCAGAATTGCCGAAGAAATTGTAGGAGAACTGACAGGTCGCGGTTTTAACGTCCACCATGAGGAAACCGGCAATGCCGGGCTGGAAGCAGCCCTGAAGGGCGAGGCTGATGTTATGGTGGTGGACCGGCTTCTGCCGGGGTGCGATGGCCTGTCTGTTATAGAGGCCATGCGTCAGCAGGGGATTCGTGTGCCTGTGCTGGTTCTTTCTGCCCTGTCCGCGGTGGATGACCGCGTAACGGGGCTGAAGGCTGGCGGGGATGACTACCTTACCAAGCCGTTTGCCATGGAAGAACTGGTCGCACGGATTGAGGCTCTGCTCAGGCGGCCGGATGATACGCGCAATACTAAGCTGCGTGCTGGCCCGCTGGAAATGGATCTGATCGAACGGCGTGTCTGGCGAGATGGGCGCGAGGTTGACCTGCTGCCCCGGGAGTTCAGGCTGCTGGAATACCTCATGCGCAGGCCCGGTCAGGTGCTGACACGGTCCATGCTGCTGGAGGATGTGTGGCAGTACCGCTTTATCCCCCGTACCAATCTGGTTGATGTGCATATTGGAAAACTGCGCAGAAAAGTGGATGCGCCGGGCGAGGAGCCGCTGATCCAGAGCATTCGAGGCACAGGGTTCCAACTGCGTGTTTCTGACTGA
- the rplJ gene encoding 50S ribosomal protein L10 yields MDRTEKKALVASLAAVFAETSMVVVTRNNGLTVADVTDLRRKVRAAGANYKVAKNRLATLALDGTQFSGIAPLLTGPTALAWADEPVSVAKVIVEFAKTNDKLELLGGSLGSQVLDVAGIKALAELPSLDTLRAQLVGLISTPATRIAGVVQAPAGQLARVFGAYAKTGEAA; encoded by the coding sequence TTGGACCGTACGGAAAAGAAGGCCCTTGTTGCCTCTCTGGCCGCCGTGTTCGCCGAAACGTCCATGGTTGTGGTTACCCGTAATAACGGGTTGACCGTGGCTGATGTGACGGATCTGCGACGCAAGGTGCGGGCAGCGGGTGCAAACTACAAGGTTGCTAAAAACCGGCTGGCAACTCTCGCCCTGGATGGGACCCAGTTCAGCGGTATCGCACCGTTGCTGACGGGGCCGACCGCGCTTGCGTGGGCGGATGAACCTGTATCAGTGGCGAAGGTGATCGTTGAGTTCGCCAAAACCAATGACAAGCTTGAGCTGCTTGGTGGTTCTCTTGGTTCTCAGGTACTTGATGTAGCTGGGATCAAGGCTCTTGCCGAGCTGCCGTCGCTCGACACGCTGCGCGCGCAGCTCGTGGGTCTTATCTCCACGCCTGCTACGCGCATTGCTGGTGTTGTTCAGGCGCCGGCTGGCCAGCTTGCTCGTGTTTTTGGGGCCTATGCCAAAACGGGTGAAGCTGCCTGA